From a region of the Chitinophaga caseinilytica genome:
- a CDS encoding Crp/Fnr family transcriptional regulator: MSIKGIFPIDKWNFRRESILAGLPEGDLKGLMAHRLEQVYDKGEIIFREGGFPQGIFFIVEGKIKKFKVDPGGREQIIYVANTGELMGYHAVLSEERYPDSAAALEKSRVAFIPKEDFLDILDRSPVLSRRLLKTLSHEFGVLANAVSLFAQKPARQRLALQLIVLREKYKVDFSPGMPVTITLSRDDLASLVGATRESVVRMLTELKEEGILETKGRKIIVHDVNKLIRIADFH; encoded by the coding sequence ATGAGCATAAAAGGCATTTTTCCGATAGACAAATGGAATTTCAGGCGGGAATCGATCCTGGCCGGGCTGCCGGAGGGCGACCTGAAAGGGCTCATGGCGCACCGGCTGGAACAGGTGTATGACAAGGGTGAAATCATTTTCCGCGAAGGCGGCTTCCCCCAGGGGATATTCTTTATCGTGGAAGGGAAGATCAAGAAATTCAAGGTAGACCCCGGCGGCAGGGAGCAAATCATCTATGTGGCCAACACCGGCGAACTGATGGGTTATCATGCCGTATTGTCGGAAGAGCGTTACCCCGATTCCGCCGCCGCATTGGAAAAAAGCAGGGTCGCCTTCATCCCCAAAGAAGATTTCCTCGACATCCTCGACCGCTCGCCCGTGCTGAGCCGGCGGCTCCTGAAAACCCTCAGCCACGAATTCGGCGTACTGGCCAATGCCGTGAGCCTCTTTGCCCAGAAACCCGCGCGGCAAAGGCTCGCGCTCCAACTGATCGTGCTCCGCGAAAAATACAAAGTGGACTTCTCCCCCGGCATGCCCGTCACCATCACCCTGAGCCGCGACGATCTCGCCAGCCTCGTCGGCGCCACGCGCGAAAGCGTGGTCAGGATGCTGACGGAGCTCAAGGAAGAAGGTATCCTCGAAACAAAGGGCCGCAAGATCATCGTGCACGACGTCAACAAACTGATCCGGATCGCCGACTTCCATTAA
- a CDS encoding OmpA family protein: MKKFVFIALLHMPLAVFSQSAILDKIKQKAEARAERRVDGAIDKSMDKAEEEVDGQLKQPAKKQKSEKEKPAQTVPQDAGKPNTGLKSYSKFDFIPGERIVYTEDFAGDAIGELPLKWTTNNRGETVTIDKLPGNWMRLFPASRFTSPAAGKLPENFTLEADLVLQFGDEGGYVYPELELKLLGLAPGEQSPRNYVVNQDAAHEVALVIAAAGAGKPLSVSLKSYAKGTEYFSNQAKELKISSDNDGKPLHISVWVQKERIRYWINGEKVFDIPQAVPPTSSFNRVGLSLESSLYTEDQLGMFISNIKVAEGTPDLRSKLITEGKLVTNGILFDVNSDRIRPESAGVLKGIAAVLQENATVRVKITGHTDSDGDAAQNTDLSKRRAKAVQAALQTEYGIAAARMETDGLGESKPVADNNTKEGKASNRRVEFIKL; encoded by the coding sequence ATGAAAAAATTCGTATTCATCGCACTCCTGCATATGCCCCTGGCGGTATTTTCCCAGTCGGCCATTCTGGATAAAATCAAACAGAAAGCCGAAGCCAGGGCCGAGCGTCGTGTAGACGGCGCTATCGATAAATCGATGGACAAAGCCGAAGAAGAAGTGGACGGCCAGTTGAAACAGCCTGCCAAAAAACAGAAATCCGAAAAGGAAAAACCCGCGCAAACCGTACCACAGGACGCGGGTAAACCGAATACCGGTCTGAAAAGCTACAGCAAGTTCGATTTCATCCCCGGAGAACGGATCGTTTATACGGAAGATTTCGCGGGCGATGCCATCGGCGAGCTTCCCCTGAAATGGACCACCAACAACCGCGGCGAAACCGTGACCATCGACAAGCTCCCCGGCAACTGGATGCGCCTCTTCCCCGCCAGCCGCTTCACATCGCCCGCTGCCGGCAAGCTCCCGGAAAACTTCACGCTGGAAGCCGACCTGGTATTGCAGTTCGGCGACGAAGGCGGATATGTGTACCCGGAACTGGAACTGAAACTGCTCGGTCTGGCGCCCGGAGAACAGTCGCCCCGCAACTACGTCGTGAACCAGGACGCCGCCCACGAAGTAGCGCTTGTTATCGCCGCTGCCGGCGCGGGAAAACCCCTGAGCGTTTCCCTGAAAAGCTATGCGAAAGGCACGGAATATTTTTCGAACCAGGCGAAAGAGTTGAAAATTTCGTCGGACAATGACGGAAAGCCGCTGCACATCTCGGTTTGGGTACAGAAAGAACGCATCCGGTACTGGATAAACGGTGAAAAGGTGTTCGACATTCCGCAGGCCGTTCCGCCCACATCCAGCTTTAACCGCGTGGGGCTGAGCCTGGAATCGTCGCTGTACACGGAAGACCAGCTGGGGATGTTCATTTCCAACATCAAAGTAGCGGAAGGCACGCCAGACCTGCGGAGCAAGCTCATTACGGAAGGGAAGCTCGTTACCAACGGCATCCTGTTCGACGTCAATTCCGACAGGATCAGGCCTGAAAGCGCCGGCGTGCTCAAGGGAATTGCCGCGGTATTGCAGGAAAATGCGACCGTGAGGGTAAAGATCACCGGTCATACCGACAGCGACGGTGATGCCGCGCAAAACACCGACCTGTCGAAACGGCGCGCCAAAGCGGTGCAGGCCGCATTGCAAACCGAATACGGCATCGCCGCGGCGCGGATGGAAACCGACGGGCTCGGCGAATCGAAACCCGTGGCCGACAACAATACCAAAGAAGGAAAAGCCAGCAACCGGCGGGTGGAATTCATCAAACTGTAA
- a CDS encoding SulP family inorganic anion transporter — MFVPKLLTTLKSYNRQQFGKDVMAGVIVGIVALPLAIAFAIASGVSPEKGLYTAIIAGFIISVMGGSRVQIGGPTGAFIVIVYGIVQTYGVDGLLVATFLAGIMLIVMGLARLGAVIKFIPYPLITGFTSGIALVIFASQVKDFLGLDMGAVPADFVGKWESYFQHIRSVNFYALAIGFFTILTIRLTPKITKVVPGSLIALLVATVAVSWLQLPVETIGSRFGAIPAAFPSLSVPHIDYSIIRNMVQPAFTIALLGGIESLLSAVVADGMIGGKHKSNMELVAQGTANIFSSFFGGIPATGAIARTATNVRNGGRTPVAGIVHAFTLLAIMLFAGKWATLIPMPALAGILIVVAWNMSEWESFASVMKGPKNDRVILLVTFLLTVLVDLTVAIEIGMVLAAFLFMRHMISSSKVSRQEEGSADAPPLPGGTEVFEITGPLFFGAVHKFRDAMQFSRQRPHVLIIRMREVPIIDATGIKAIREIHRELAQHQTKLVLSEIVSGQVMQELKSARLLFAIGKANVTATFPAAVERSRTLMEEWADETRQGSKQAGQIPRQS; from the coding sequence ATGTTCGTACCCAAGTTGCTAACCACACTGAAAAGTTATAACCGTCAGCAATTCGGAAAGGATGTGATGGCGGGCGTGATCGTGGGCATCGTGGCATTGCCGCTGGCCATCGCGTTCGCCATTGCTTCCGGTGTTTCGCCGGAAAAAGGTTTATATACCGCTATCATCGCCGGGTTCATCATTTCGGTGATGGGCGGCAGCAGGGTGCAGATCGGCGGGCCTACCGGCGCGTTCATCGTGATCGTGTACGGCATCGTGCAGACGTACGGTGTAGACGGGCTGCTGGTAGCCACTTTTTTGGCGGGGATCATGCTCATCGTGATGGGACTGGCGCGTTTGGGGGCGGTCATCAAATTCATTCCATATCCACTGATCACGGGTTTTACCAGCGGCATAGCGCTCGTGATATTCGCTTCGCAGGTGAAAGATTTCCTGGGGCTGGACATGGGTGCCGTTCCGGCGGATTTCGTCGGCAAATGGGAAAGTTATTTCCAGCATATCCGTTCCGTTAATTTTTACGCCCTCGCTATCGGGTTTTTTACCATATTGACGATCCGGCTGACGCCGAAAATTACCAAAGTCGTTCCCGGATCGCTTATCGCGCTGTTGGTGGCTACCGTGGCCGTCAGTTGGCTGCAATTGCCCGTGGAAACCATCGGCAGCAGGTTCGGCGCTATCCCGGCCGCGTTCCCTTCGCTGTCGGTCCCCCATATCGACTATTCCATCATCCGGAATATGGTCCAGCCGGCATTTACCATCGCATTGCTCGGTGGCATCGAATCGCTGCTGTCTGCCGTGGTTGCCGACGGGATGATCGGCGGGAAGCACAAATCGAATATGGAATTGGTGGCACAGGGCACGGCGAATATATTTTCGTCTTTCTTTGGAGGGATCCCCGCCACGGGCGCCATCGCGCGGACGGCCACCAACGTGCGGAACGGCGGCAGAACGCCGGTTGCGGGGATCGTACATGCTTTTACTTTACTGGCGATCATGCTGTTCGCCGGAAAATGGGCCACGCTCATTCCCATGCCCGCGCTGGCGGGTATTTTGATCGTTGTTGCCTGGAACATGAGCGAATGGGAAAGCTTCGCGTCGGTGATGAAAGGGCCGAAGAACGACCGGGTCATTTTGCTGGTCACTTTTTTGCTCACGGTGTTGGTAGACCTTACCGTCGCCATCGAGATCGGGATGGTGCTGGCGGCTTTTCTTTTCATGCGGCATATGATCAGCAGCAGTAAGGTCAGCCGGCAGGAAGAAGGCAGCGCCGATGCCCCGCCGTTACCGGGGGGTACCGAGGTTTTCGAAATCACCGGCCCCCTGTTTTTCGGTGCCGTGCACAAATTCCGGGACGCCATGCAGTTCTCGCGCCAGCGGCCACACGTCCTGATCATCCGGATGCGGGAAGTGCCCATCATAGACGCTACCGGCATCAAGGCGATCCGGGAAATCCACCGCGAGCTGGCGCAACATCAAACCAAACTGGTCCTCTCCGAAATCGTGAGCGGCCAGGTGATGCAGGAACTGAAATCCGCCAGGCTGCTGTTTGCCATCGGCAAAGCGAACGTTACCGCCACATTCCCCGCTGCCGTCGAAAGGAGTCGCACACTCATGGAAGAATGGGCCGATGAAACCAGGCAGGGATCCAAACAGGCAGGCCAAATCCCCCGCCAGTCCTAA
- a CDS encoding Lrp/AsnC ligand binding domain-containing protein — protein MPTKPTHRLELDDLDLNIISALSTDADTSHKELAKRYNVSPGTIHFRVLRMKDHGILGESKMKVNLQSIGLKVTAFVGIYLQNGSKHDFVVAKLQRIREVVRVHTLTGQFSLLAEVVCTDREHLRSVLYDQVMQISGVDRTESMISLQEEFTKDIHVPYFA, from the coding sequence ATGCCAACCAAACCTACGCACCGGCTCGAGCTGGATGATCTCGACCTCAATATCATTTCCGCGCTGTCTACGGATGCGGACACTTCCCACAAGGAACTCGCGAAGCGGTACAACGTATCGCCCGGCACGATCCACTTCCGCGTGTTGCGGATGAAGGACCACGGCATTCTTGGCGAATCCAAAATGAAAGTGAACCTGCAAAGCATCGGCCTGAAAGTCACCGCTTTCGTAGGCATTTACCTGCAAAACGGGTCGAAGCATGATTTTGTAGTGGCGAAACTGCAACGGATTCGTGAAGTGGTACGGGTGCATACCCTCACCGGGCAGTTCAGCCTGCTGGCGGAAGTGGTGTGTACGGACAGGGAACACCTGCGGTCGGTACTGTACGACCAGGTAATGCAGATTTCCGGCGTAGACCGGACGGAATCGATGATTTCGCTGCAGGAGGAGTTTACCAAAGATATTCATGTACCGTATTTTGCATAA
- a CDS encoding response regulator transcription factor yields the protein MAIKVLVYDDNEALRTSIGALIESEDDLEMAAAMPNAETVETDLEQLRPDVVLMDIDMPVVDGVAAVKRIRQVSPQLPVIMLTIFDDTDNIFNAICAGASGYLLKQHVTEELPGAVRTVLAGGAPMTGSVAKKVLAMVPKAASPEQETSNLTDKETAILQLLVKGYSYKMMAAELGVTIDTVRFHIKKIYDKLHVHSAAGAVSRAIRDKLV from the coding sequence ATGGCGATAAAGGTTTTGGTTTATGATGATAATGAGGCGCTCCGCACCAGCATCGGCGCACTGATCGAGTCGGAAGACGATCTCGAAATGGCTGCTGCCATGCCCAATGCGGAAACTGTGGAAACAGACCTGGAACAGCTGCGGCCCGACGTGGTGTTGATGGACATCGACATGCCCGTGGTAGACGGTGTGGCGGCCGTAAAGCGGATCAGGCAGGTAAGCCCGCAGTTGCCGGTGATCATGCTCACGATTTTCGACGATACCGACAATATTTTCAACGCCATCTGTGCCGGGGCTTCCGGGTATTTGCTGAAGCAGCACGTAACCGAAGAGCTCCCCGGCGCCGTGCGCACCGTGCTGGCCGGAGGCGCGCCCATGACGGGGTCTGTGGCGAAAAAAGTGCTGGCCATGGTGCCGAAAGCCGCGAGCCCCGAACAGGAAACCAGCAACCTCACCGACAAGGAAACCGCCATCCTCCAGCTCCTCGTCAAAGGCTACAGCTATAAAATGATGGCGGCCGAGCTGGGCGTCACCATCGACACCGTCCGCTTCCATATCAAAAAAATCTACGACAAACTCCACGTACATTCCGCCGCAGGCGCGGTTTCCCGGGCTATCCGCGACAAACTCGTCTGA
- a CDS encoding sensor histidine kinase — translation MIKKCIALPVLFFMSLSHLFAQGQKPDLQQLIAQANDTAGINALMSYAVDLINFDNPKAKEILNITLERSSRIGYDYGIGSSYARLGYLVGHEGRNREGIDYAQMALVHFERINRTRGIILCYINMGYNFDILGQGDSALHYLLKGVELLERTKSEPGKLARLYENVGTGFANRRELTKAVSYSRKAVELATAINDSDYIVTAHTGLSYVLNQSKDYPGALEAAKKARRYLPHQEDPMLIIKAYSHLAAAWAKLNEPDSAIAAAKMSMQYSAEIDPANYIAAGLELADAYQLKKDYRNEGLVLNTLKQKAEADTSLFHLFSIYDRLSQWQYLTGNYKEAYLYNQQYSAFKDSFYARQNTRTITEIESRFQWAQKEKALSEKQLQLAQKDLALEKSNRNMLYALVGLLVALLIATVLFIRNRNRKKSFALKLETLEKQQEIEMLQALMKGEEKERSRIAKDLHDGIAGMLAAAKMHLSSMVHLQQQVERTEDYLQTVKLLDDATVEVRKTSHNLMPEILMLYGLNEALRRYCANISSHTLKIQYDSWGQATRFDGGFELSVYRIVQELLNNIIKHSGAGNAIVQLNHQDNLLSITVEDDGKGFLKDESGGAGMGLQSLASRAKALNGTMEIEAYPNEGVSIYLEFDTTAAAVNVVPQEDIAP, via the coding sequence ATGATAAAGAAATGCATCGCGCTTCCCGTTTTATTTTTCATGAGCCTTTCCCACCTGTTCGCGCAGGGTCAAAAGCCGGACTTGCAGCAATTGATCGCGCAGGCCAACGATACGGCCGGCATCAATGCGCTCATGAGTTATGCCGTAGACCTGATCAATTTCGACAATCCGAAGGCGAAGGAAATATTGAACATCACGCTGGAAAGGAGTTCCCGCATCGGGTACGATTACGGGATAGGATCGAGCTACGCCAGGCTGGGGTACCTCGTCGGGCATGAAGGGCGCAACCGGGAAGGGATCGACTATGCGCAGATGGCGCTCGTGCACTTTGAACGGATCAACCGGACGCGCGGCATCATCCTCTGCTATATCAATATGGGCTACAATTTCGACATCCTGGGCCAGGGAGACAGTGCCCTTCATTACCTGCTGAAAGGCGTCGAATTGCTGGAAAGAACCAAATCCGAGCCCGGCAAACTGGCGCGGTTGTATGAAAACGTGGGAACGGGGTTCGCCAACAGGCGCGAGCTGACCAAAGCCGTTTCCTATTCCCGCAAAGCGGTGGAACTGGCTACGGCCATCAATGACAGCGATTACATCGTTACGGCGCATACCGGGCTGAGTTATGTGCTCAACCAGTCTAAGGATTATCCTGGCGCGCTGGAAGCGGCGAAAAAGGCCCGGCGGTATCTGCCGCACCAGGAAGACCCCATGTTGATCATCAAGGCGTATTCCCACCTGGCGGCAGCCTGGGCCAAGCTCAACGAGCCCGATTCCGCCATCGCAGCAGCGAAAATGTCGATGCAATATTCGGCAGAAATCGATCCCGCCAATTATATCGCCGCCGGGCTGGAACTGGCGGATGCTTACCAGCTGAAAAAGGATTACAGGAACGAGGGCCTGGTGCTGAACACGCTGAAACAGAAGGCAGAGGCGGATACGAGCCTTTTCCACCTGTTCAGTATCTATGACCGGCTGTCGCAATGGCAATACCTGACCGGCAATTACAAGGAAGCCTATTTGTACAATCAGCAATACAGCGCGTTCAAGGATTCGTTTTACGCGCGGCAGAATACACGGACGATCACGGAAATCGAATCCCGCTTCCAATGGGCCCAAAAGGAAAAGGCACTTTCTGAGAAACAGTTGCAACTGGCGCAAAAAGACCTGGCGCTTGAAAAAAGTAACCGGAATATGCTGTACGCGCTCGTTGGGTTATTGGTGGCCCTGTTGATCGCCACCGTATTGTTCATCCGCAACCGCAACCGGAAAAAGTCTTTCGCGCTCAAACTGGAAACCCTGGAAAAGCAACAGGAAATCGAAATGCTGCAGGCACTGATGAAGGGGGAAGAGAAAGAAAGGAGCCGCATCGCCAAAGACCTGCACGACGGTATCGCCGGCATGCTGGCCGCGGCTAAAATGCACCTCAGCAGCATGGTGCACCTGCAGCAGCAGGTGGAAAGAACGGAAGATTACCTCCAAACCGTAAAATTGCTGGACGACGCTACCGTTGAAGTCCGCAAGACCTCACACAACCTCATGCCCGAAATCCTCATGCTGTACGGCCTCAACGAAGCCCTGCGGCGTTATTGCGCAAATATCAGCAGCCATACGCTGAAGATCCAATATGACTCCTGGGGCCAGGCCACGCGGTTCGACGGCGGGTTCGAGCTGTCGGTGTACCGGATCGTCCAGGAGCTGCTCAACAACATCATCAAACATTCCGGCGCGGGCAATGCCATCGTTCAGCTGAACCACCAGGATAACCTGCTGTCTATCACCGTGGAAGACGATGGCAAAGGTTTCCTGAAAGACGAATCGGGCGGCGCAGGCATGGGCCTGCAGAGCCTTGCCTCGCGGGCGAAGGCGCTGAACGGCACGATGGAAATCGAGGCTTATCCGAACGAGGGGGTGAGCATTTATCTCGAATTCGATACCACCGCGGCTGCGGTAAATGTTGTGCCGCAGGAAGACATCGCTCCGTAG
- a CDS encoding OmpA family protein: MKRIVFLPILCICTIAALAQAPVQKRVEQRAKDKANSRVDASIDRGLDSAFDNAGRAIGSIFKKKDKRKAQPAPSSGQDNAGTGKGAASGTVTSSGGSDFVPGAKVLFEDHFDKDGLGDFPAQWNTNGSGKVVTLSGQDSRWLDVVHNCIVVPVVKGPLPENCTIEFDLFLRSESGRSTPFIQFGLSQVKDILKEDMFYKDRFFINLHRYTEEDGKTLEYGLGNDIIGNKSNFPLTSYVNKVLPVAISVNKSRIRLYLDGNKVIDLPRALTDGMRNTFFLNNNAIIPASETGMYIGNLRIASGDTDARSLLVKQLMSEGKAVTSDILFDVNSDHLKPESFPIIDQFGDALQKTPALRIRIIGHTDSNGDDASNISLSQRRAAAVKTYITENYAVAGSRIQTDGKGESQPVASNTTADGKARNRRVEFVKL; this comes from the coding sequence ATGAAACGCATCGTATTCCTCCCCATTCTGTGCATCTGCACCATCGCCGCCCTGGCGCAGGCGCCCGTCCAAAAACGGGTGGAGCAACGGGCCAAAGATAAAGCCAATAGCCGGGTAGACGCTTCCATCGACCGCGGGCTCGATTCCGCCTTCGACAACGCCGGCCGCGCCATCGGCAGCATTTTCAAAAAGAAAGACAAGCGTAAGGCACAACCGGCGCCATCGTCCGGCCAGGATAACGCGGGAACCGGCAAGGGCGCTGCTTCCGGAACGGTCACTTCCAGCGGCGGCAGCGATTTCGTGCCGGGCGCGAAGGTGCTGTTCGAAGATCATTTCGACAAAGACGGATTGGGCGATTTTCCCGCCCAGTGGAATACCAACGGCAGCGGCAAGGTTGTCACCCTTTCGGGGCAGGACAGCCGCTGGCTGGATGTGGTGCATAACTGCATCGTGGTGCCGGTGGTGAAAGGGCCGCTTCCGGAAAACTGCACCATTGAGTTCGATCTTTTCCTCCGGTCGGAAAGCGGGCGCAGTACGCCTTTCATCCAGTTCGGCCTCAGCCAGGTGAAAGATATCCTGAAGGAAGACATGTTCTACAAAGACCGTTTCTTCATCAACCTGCACCGCTACACGGAAGAAGATGGAAAAACGCTGGAATATGGACTGGGCAACGATATCATCGGCAACAAAAGTAATTTCCCCCTTACGTCGTACGTCAATAAAGTGCTGCCGGTGGCCATTTCGGTGAACAAATCCCGCATCCGGCTGTACCTCGACGGCAACAAGGTGATCGACCTGCCGCGGGCGCTGACGGACGGGATGCGCAACACTTTCTTCCTGAACAACAACGCCATCATTCCCGCATCCGAAACAGGCATGTACATCGGCAACCTCCGCATTGCTTCCGGAGACACGGACGCGCGCAGCCTGCTGGTGAAACAGCTCATGAGCGAAGGCAAAGCCGTAACCAGCGATATCCTGTTCGACGTCAACAGCGACCACCTCAAACCCGAATCCTTCCCCATTATCGACCAGTTCGGCGACGCTTTGCAGAAAACGCCGGCATTGCGGATCAGGATCATCGGGCATACAGACAGCAATGGCGACGACGCCAGCAACATCAGCCTGTCGCAGCGCCGGGCCGCGGCCGTGAAGACCTACATTACAGAGAATTACGCGGTGGCAGGTTCGCGGATACAGACCGATGGAAAGGGCGAATCGCAGCCCGTAGCCAGCAATACCACCGCAGACGGGAAAGCCCGTAACCGCCGCGTGGAATTCGTGAAATTGTAA
- a CDS encoding PhnA domain-containing protein — protein MNTTITRELNERCSGLCELCNNEPAASAYAVSPKNHDAIANEVALCDTCLAALADKGAAMHWQCLAGSIWNETPSVQALTYRLLHQFREEAWAQEIAGSVELDEAVVHWAMTAFEVKAVHQDSNGTPLENGDTVVLTQGLNVKGANFMAPKGTIVRKIRLVADNAEQIEGKINEQTIVILTKFVRKS, from the coding sequence ATGAATACAACTATTACCCGCGAACTGAATGAGCGTTGCAGCGGCCTTTGCGAACTGTGTAACAACGAGCCCGCCGCCAGCGCGTACGCCGTTAGCCCGAAAAACCATGACGCCATCGCCAACGAAGTGGCGCTTTGCGATACCTGCCTCGCCGCGCTCGCCGATAAAGGCGCCGCAATGCATTGGCAATGCCTGGCCGGCAGCATCTGGAACGAAACGCCCAGCGTACAGGCGCTGACGTACCGTTTGCTCCACCAGTTCAGGGAAGAAGCCTGGGCACAGGAGATCGCCGGGAGCGTGGAGCTCGATGAAGCCGTGGTACACTGGGCAATGACCGCTTTCGAAGTGAAAGCCGTGCACCAGGACAGTAACGGCACCCCGCTGGAAAACGGCGATACCGTTGTATTGACGCAGGGCCTGAACGTGAAAGGCGCCAATTTCATGGCCCCGAAAGGCACTATCGTTCGGAAAATTAGACTGGTGGCCGATAACGCAGAACAGATAGAAGGGAAGATCAATGAGCAAACGATCGTGATCCTCACCAAGTTCGTCCGCAAATCCTGA
- a CDS encoding class I SAM-dependent methyltransferase — translation MMQQGQNNLPGELNTPGDDIRTDNARFFHSDAHFNELYPPEIVSLSRRHWTPLPIARKVAAFLAVGNAQVLDIGCGVGKFCLAAGHIAPNGTFYGVEQRKRLLRHAEKAKKALRLDNVHFINANFTQLNFREFDHFYFYNAFYENLDGTDKIDDSIDYSAELFHYYNRFLHRQLDQKPAGTRLVTFHSLEDEVPRDFHVVDSTHSNLLKFWIKS, via the coding sequence ATGATGCAGCAGGGTCAAAATAATTTACCCGGGGAGCTCAACACCCCCGGGGACGATATCCGGACGGACAACGCACGTTTCTTCCATTCAGACGCGCATTTCAACGAGCTCTACCCGCCGGAGATCGTCAGCCTCTCGCGCCGGCACTGGACGCCGCTGCCCATCGCCCGGAAAGTAGCCGCCTTCCTGGCCGTCGGCAACGCGCAGGTCCTCGATATCGGCTGCGGCGTCGGGAAGTTTTGCCTCGCCGCCGGGCATATCGCGCCGAACGGCACGTTCTACGGCGTGGAACAGCGCAAGCGCCTGCTGCGGCACGCGGAAAAGGCGAAAAAGGCTTTGCGGCTGGATAACGTGCATTTCATCAACGCCAACTTCACCCAGCTGAACTTCCGGGAATTCGATCATTTCTACTTTTACAACGCTTTTTACGAAAACCTCGACGGTACCGACAAAATCGATGACAGCATCGACTATTCCGCCGAACTGTTCCATTACTACAACCGGTTTTTACACCGCCAGCTCGATCAGAAGCCCGCCGGAACGCGGCTGGTGACGTTCCACAGCCTGGAAGATGAGGTGCCGCGCGATTTTCATGTGGTGGACAGTACCCATAGCAATCTCCTTAAATTCTGGATAAAATCCTGA